CGCCAGCGAATCGCCCTGGCCCGGGCGATCCTCACCGACCCCCGGATCCTGCTGCTCGACGACGCCACCTCGGCCGTGGACCCGCAGGTCGAGGCGGAGATCCACGACGCGCTGCGCTCGGTGATGACCGGCCGCACCACGCTGCTGATCGCCCACCGCCGTTCGACGCTCCAGCTCGCCGACCGGATCGCCGTCCTGGAGCGCGGCCGCCTGCTGGACATCGGGACACACGAGGAACTCGAAGCCCGATGTCCCCAGTACCGGGCCCTGATCACCGACCCCGAGGCGGGACGCACCGTCCTGCACCCGGCGCCCGGGACGCCGACCGAGGCGAATGCCGAGCCCCGAACCGGTTCCCCGTCCTCCCCGTCCCCGTCCTCCTCGCCCGCCGGGCCGAGGCCGGACTCCGCCGCCCCCACCCCGGACCTCCCCACCCCGGTCCTCCCGGTCCCCGACCTCCCCACCCCCGCCCTGACCAAGGCCGCCCGCACCGCCGACCCCGACCTGCTGGCCAAGGTCGCCGCCCTCCCGCCCGCCACCGACACCCCGGCCGTCCCCCGCGCCGAGGCCGAGGCCGGAGACCCCGACTTCACCCTGCGCCGCCTGCTGCGCCCCTTCCGCGTCCCGCTGCTCATCGCCCTCCTGCTGGTCGCCCTGGATGCCGGGTCCGGCCTGGTCCTGCCGGTGCTGATCCGGCACGGCATCGACGAGGGCGTCCGCAAGGGCCTGATGTCCGGTGTCGCGGTGGCCGCGCTCACCGCGCTGGTCGTGGTCCTGCTGGACTGGCTGGTGCAGGGCGCCGAGAACCGGGTCAGCGGCCGCACTGGTGAGCGGGTCCTCTACACGCTCCGGCTCAAGATCTTCGCCCACCTCAACCGGCTCGGCCTGGACTACTACGAGCGCGAGCTGACCGGTCGGATCATGACCCGGATGACCACCGACCTGGACTCCCTGACGTCCTTCCTGCAGACCGGCATGGTCACCGCCGTGGTCAGCCTGCTGACCTTCGCCGGGATCTTCGCCGCCCTGCTGATCATCGACGCCGGCCTGGCCCTGGTGGTCTTCGCCGTGCTGCCGCTGCTGGTGATCGCCACGCTGGTGTTCCGCAGGAAGTCCAGGGACCAGTACGAGCGCTCCCGCGACCTGATCAGCGTCGTCAACGCCGACCTGCAGGAGAACGTGGCCGGCATGCGGATCGTCCAGGCCTTCCGCCGCCTGGACACCAACACCGACCGCTTCGTGGCGCGCGGCATCGCCTACCGCGAGGCCCGGGTCCGCGCACAGCTGTACATCTCGCTGTACTTCCCCTTCGTGCAGTTCCTCTCCAGCGTGGCCGCCGCGCTGGTGCTGATCGTCGGTGCCGCCCGGGTCGACGCCGGGACGCTGACGGTCGGCGCGCTGGTCGCGTACCTGCTCTACATCGACCTGTTCTTCGCGCCGGTCAACCAGCTGTCCCAGGTCTTCGACGGCTACCAGCAGGCCTCCGTGGGCCTCGGCCGGATCCGCGAGCTGCTGCGCACCCCGACCACCACGGCCGAGGCGGCCGACCCGGTCCCGGTGGCCAAGGGGCTGCGCGGCGAGATCAGCTTCGAGGGGGTCGGCTTCGCCTACAACGGCGGCGCCGACGGCGCCCCGAACGTGCTGACCGGAGTGGACCTGCACATCCCGGCGGGGCAGACGGTGGCACTGGTCGGTGAGACCGGCGCCGGAAAGTCGACGCTGGTGAAGCTCGTCGCCCGGTTCTACGACGCGACGCAGGGCACCGTCCGGGTGGACGGGGTCGACCTCGCCCGCTACGACCTGGCGCAGTACCGGCACCGCCTGGGCGTGGTGCCGCAGGAGGCGTACCTGTTCGCGGGCACGATCCGCGAGGCGATCGCGTACGGCCGGCCGGAGGCCTCGGCGGCCGAGGTCGAGGCGGCGGCCCGGGCGGTCGGCGCGCACGACATGATCGTCCGGCTGTCCGGCGGCTACGACCACGAGGTGGCGGGCCGCGGGCGCAACCTGTCGGCGGGTCAGCGCCAGCTGATCGCGCTGGCCCGGGCCGAACTGGTCGACCCGGACATCCTGCTGCTCGACGAGGCCACCGCGGCGCTCGACCTGGCCACCGAGGCGGCGGTCAACCAGGCCGCGGACCGGCTCAGCGGCGGCCGTACCACCCTGGTCATCGCCCACCGGCTGACCACCGCCGAGCGCGCCGACCGGGTGATCGTGCTGGACCACGGCCGGGTGGTCGAGGACGGCACCCACACCGAACTGCTCGCCCGGGGCGGGACGTACGCCCGGCTCTGGCAGGCGTTCATCGCGGACGGCCACCCGGCGGTCGAGACCGTCGCCGCCGGGTAGGGCGCGGGGCCGCACGCTGCCGGGCGGGCCGCGGACCGCTACCCGACCGGCGCCGCCCCGTACCGCGCCGCCCGTCGGGCCCACGATCGCCGTCGGGCGGCTCGGGTGGCACGGGCGGGCCAGGGAAGCGCAGCTCAGGCGGCGATCAGCGAGGACAGCAGGCCGGACGGGTCGATCCCGTGTGGCAGTTCGCTGACCTGCCCGTCCCCGACCTCGACCACCCGCCAGCCGGAGCCGTCGGCCCGGCTGGCGAGGTCGGTGGTGACGAAGCGGCAGCCGAGCGTCCGGACCAGCGCCCGGACCTCGGTGAGGTCGGGATCGACCGTCCGGTGCGGGGCGTCCGGGTGCGGCCCGACCAGGACCGGCCGACCGTCCAACCACCACACCCGCGCCTCCACGGCCCGCCCGCCCGCACCCTGCGCGTCCGAGGCATCCGAGGCATCCGAGGCGTCCGGAGCGCCCGAAGCGTCCGCAGCGCCAGCCCCGCCGCCGGCGCCCTCGAACTCCTCGTACCGCCGCAGCACCACCCCGCCGGCCAGGAACTCGCCCTGCAGCTCGACGAACCGTTCCACCACCCGTCCGACCGCCGCAAGGTCAGCCAACTCGGGCACGAAGCAGGCCTCGTGCCACTCGTGCTTGCGCGACTTCACGTAGTCCTTGACGATCGCCGGCCCGCTCCCGCCGAGCCGGGCCGCGGCCGCCGCCAGCTCCTGCGGTCCGGGTGCCGCCGTCCCGTCGGAGGGGATCCACGCGCTGGCCGGGGTCGCCCCCTCGAACACGCCGTACCAGCCGGGCAGTTCGTGTGCCGCTGCGTACCCGGGCGGGCTGGTCAGCAGGTTGCCGCCACGGGCGGCGAGCGCGGCGGCGAACTCGGCGTACCGGGCACAGGGGAGCATCCAACCCCGGTACCAGAGCGGGCCGCTGTCCTGCGGCACGCGTCGCACCGCCTCCTCGGCCCGGCCGGAGAGCAGCGCGTCATGGTCGACCAGGTGGTGATCGCCGCCCAACTCCCGCAGCAGCCGGGCCTCCCAGGCGAAGTGCGGGTCGGGCCGGCGCGGGTTGAGCGGATCGGCGGGGAAGATGATCGCGGGTACGGGCATGGCCGTCAGGGTACGGCCCGCGAACCCGTCGGGCGCCCGTCGGACGCCGGACCCGCCGCGGGTCTCCGCGACGAATCCGCTCGACGCCCCGGGCGGCCGCTGCGAGAGTGACCCGATGCGAAATCTGCTGCGTCCCCGCAAGCGCGTACCCCGGCAGGCCGCCCGCACGGTGGTCCTGGACGACAACGGCTCGGTGTTCCTGCTGCGTTCGGACAACGACGAGGTCGGCGTCCACTGGACCATGCCGGGCGGCGGACTGGACCCGGGCGAGTCCCCGTGGGAGGGCGCCCGGCGCGAGCTCTGGGAGGAGACCGGCTGGACCGACCTCGAACCCGGCCCGCTGCTCTGCACCTGGGAACACGACTTCACCTGGCACGGCACCCCGGTGCGCCAGCACGAGCACATCTACCTCACCCGCGGACCGTACCGCGGTCCGGTCGGGGACGTCAGCGCGGTGCACGCCGTGGACCGCATCCTCGACTGGCGCTGGTGGACCCCGGCCGACCTCGCCGACGAGAACGCCGACGCGCTCTGGCCGCCCCGACTGCCGGAGCTGCTGGACGCCGTCCGCGCGGGCTGGGCGGTCGACGGACGCCCACCGGTGCCCGTCGCGCTCGGGTACATCCCGAACACCCCGGCCGTCCGCTGACCGCTGACTGCTGGCCGCTGACTGCTGGCCGCTGACCGTCGACCGCTGACCGTCGTCCGCCCGCCGCTGACCGCCGTCCGCCGGCCGAAGGAGCCGCCCTAGGGACGCCCGGCGCGTCGGGCGCGCCCGGTCGGACCGGGCTCCCAGCCGTGCAGGTCCAGTTCGCGGTCGTGCAGCGCACTGGGGTTCATCAGCACCGTCAGCCGGCTGCCGGCGAGTTGCTCGTAGCGGAGCCCGGTCGCGGACAGCAGTTGCTCGGTCGGAACGGACACGGCGATGGCGGGGCGCCAGGAGGGCAGCACCACCAGGCTGGTGCCCCGCCCGACCCGGATCGGCTCGGCCGAAACCCGGACCGGCGCGCGCTCCTCCGGCCGGCCGACGGCCTCGGGCTGGCCGGGGCTGCCGCCGATCAGGATGCCGAGCGGCGGTTCGGCCCGGGAGGCCTCGGCGTCGGGGGCGACCGCGGCGGCACCGGTCCCGGCCCCGTACGGCGCCTGATCCGCCACCCTCCCCGGCGCACCGGCGAGTTCACCCGCCCAAGTGACGGCGGACCGCGGTCCAGCCCCGGTGGGGCCGGTCGCGGCCGTCTCCCGTGCGGTCGCCTCCTGCCCGGTCGGGGCGGTCTGCGGGTGCATCCGGCGCAGTCGGCGCGAGGGTGACGGCCGCCGGGATCCCAGGGGCCGGAGCTCCTCGCGCGCCGTACGCGGTGCCGGTACGGACGGTCCGGCCACCGGCGGCGGCACGGTGGACGGCTGGAACCGGACGAAGCCGACGCCGGGGCTGTTCCCGGCTCCGCTCCCGCCTCCGGCCTCCGCAGCTACCCCGGGCAGCGCGGGCAGTTCGGGAAGCTCGGCTTCCTCGCCGAGCAGTTCCCGTACCTCCGCGACCGGCCGCCGGCACGCGTCCGCCAGCTCCGTGACCGAACGGCCCTGGGCACGTGCGGCGCGCAGCCGTTCGGCGAACGCTGCCCGCAAGCGCGCCGCGGTCGGACCGCCGTCCGCCGCCAGGCCTTCGGCCGCCCCAGCCGAGACCGCGTCCGTGCCCGAGCCCGCACCGGAGCCCGTACCCGGTTCCGCTGCGCCCGTCGTCCTGGCGAGCCCGCGGGTCTCCGCGTCGTCCTTGCTGCGCGGCTGTGGCACCGAGTCGTGGCGGGAGGCGCAGCCCTGGCGGATCACCCCGTCGGAGGGGCCGGGCGCGGCCGGTCCGGCCTCGGCGGCGGTCGCGATCGAGCAGACCGGGCCGGGCACAGCCGTCGGCCCGGAGACGGCGGGCGGGGGCGAGGACCCGGCGTTGTCCCCGGGCGGGCCGGGCACGGAGGGGTCGGTCGGGGCGGGGTGGAGCGAGGTCATCGGCGGGCCCTTCGGGGGACGGTCCCGACGATCCTGCCGCACCGCGCGATCAGCTCCAAGCGTCGAACCCGGCGGTGAGCGCCGGACCACCGCCATGGACCCCGCCATGGACCCCCGCCATGGACCCCCGCCATGGACCCCCACCGGGGAACACCGCCGCACCACCGGCGGCCACCGAGCGGCCGCCGGATCAACTCCCGGCGGCGACGAACCCCTTGAGGTCGGCGAGCACCGCGTTTGCCGCCATGACCCCGAGCCCGAGGAACCAGGTCTCGTCCGAAACCGGCCGGGCCTGACCGGACTTGACCGCACCGAGCGTCTTCCAGAGCGCGCCGCCCAGGACCGCGTCCTGGTTGGTCGAGCTGGGGCTGCCGTACACGCCGTAGAAGATCCAGTCGGCGTCGGCCTTGTCGATCTGCTCCGGGCTGACCTCCACCGCGAGTTCCCTGACCTGCTCGATCTTGGGCTGCGGCAGCGGCACGTCGGTGAGGATGGTGCCGATGAAGGAGAGTTCGGCGTAGAGCCGGGTCCGGCCCGGCATGAAGCGCAGCGGCGTGATGGCGGGCCGCTTGTCGCCGAGCCCGGCGCCGATCGCGGAGGCCGCGGCCTGGTACGCGTCCAACTGCGCCTTGGCCTCGGCCTCCAGGCCGAAGGTGCTCGCGTTGAGCAGGAAGTTCTGCTTCCACGGGTAGCCCGGGCGCAGCGAGAAGACGGTCGGCGCGATCTTGGACAGCTGCGCGTACTGGTCCTGGGCGCGCAGCTGGCTGCCGAGGATCAGGTCCGGCTTGAGGGCGGCGATCGCCTCCAGGTTGAGGCTGTTGGTGGTGCCGACGGCGGCCGGGTTGCCGGCCTTGTCCTTGAGGTAGGACGGCATGGACTTGGAGGCGTCGGTGTGGACGACGCCGACCGGCTGGATGCCGAGTGCGACGACGTTGTCGAGTTCGCCGGTGTCCAGCACCACGACCCGGGTGGGCTTGGCGGGGATGACGGTCTCGCCCATCGCGTGCTTGACCGTGCGCGGGTAGACGCCGGGGGCGGCGTCGGTGCCGAAGCCCTTCATCTTCTCGATCACGGTGGCGTAGTCGTCGCCGCCCTGTTTGACCGACTTCTGGTCGGGCGTGGAGCCGCCGCCGGCGGCCGACCCGCCGCTGCCGCCCGACCGGCCCGACCCACCCGAGTCGCCGGAGCTGCCGCAGGCGGTGAGCAGTCCGCCGAGGCCGAGCACCGCCCCGCCGGCGATCCCGGCGGTGAGGAACCTGCGGCGGCCGGTGGTGCGGGTGGCGAGGGCCAGGTCGTCGGGGGTGGGGGCCACGCGACGCTCCTTCGTGGGTCGGCGGATCAGCGTCCATCAAACTTAGGTGAGGCAAACCTATCTCGATGGAGCCGTGCCGGGTATCTGGGACCCTGCCTGACCATGAGACCCCCACCGACGCCTGGCCCCGACTACGACAGCGGCGCGGAGGACTGACGTACGCTTGCCCGCATGAAGCGCTTCGTGGGCCTGAGCTGGTGGCCGTCCTAGGACGGCCACCAGCACTCGCCTGACCAGGGCCGTCCGGGATGGACGGTCCTGTCGCGTTTCCCCCGCTCCCCGCGGGAAAGGGCCCCTCGCCCCGGACGGCCGCGACCACCGCCGTACCGAGGAGGACCCTTGACCGCCGAGACCATCACCGCCGCTGCCCGTGCTGCTGCCGCCACCACTGCCCCTGCCGCCGCCGGTCCCGTCCGCATCGACGACCCGACCGCGCACCGCGTCCTCACCGGGGACCGCCCCACCGGCCCGCTCCACCTCGGCCACTACTTCGGCACCCTGCGCAACCGCGTCCTCCTGCAGGACCAGGGCGTCGAGATGTTCGTCGTGGTCGCCGACTACCAGGTCATCACCGACCGCGACATCGCCGACCGGCTGGCCGAACACACCGAGAGCCTCGTCCTCGACTACCTCGCGGCCGGCCTCGACCCCGAGCGGGCCACGATCTTCGCGCACAGCGCCGTCCCCGCCCTCAACCAGCTGCTGCTGCCCTTCCTCAGCCTGGTCAGCGTCGCCGAACTGAACCGCAACCCCACCGTCAAGGACGAGATCGCCCACTCCCGGCAGTCCTCCGTCAGCGGGCTGATGTTCACCTACCCCGTCCACCAGGCCGCCGACATCCTCTTCTGCAAGGCCGACCTCGTCCCGGTCGGCCAGGACCAGCTGCCCCACCTCGAAGTGGCCCGCACCGTCGCCCGCCGCTTCAACGAGCGCTACCCGCACGCCGACGGCAGCACCGTCTTCCCCCTCCCGCAGGCCCTGCTCTCGGAGGCCCCGATGCTGCTCGGCACCGACGGCGGCAAGATGAGCAAGAGCCGGGGCAACGCCATCCCCCTCGGCGCCACCGCGGACGAGACCGCCCGGATCATCCGCGGCGCCAGGACCGACACCGACCGGCACATCGGCTACGACCCGGTCGACCGCCCCGGGGTCTCCGGCCTCGTCCTGCTCGCCGCGCTCTGCCAGGACCGCGCCCCCGAGGCCGTCGCCGAGGAGATCGGTGACGGCGGCGCCGCCGCGCTCAAGCGCACCGTCACCGAGTCCGTCAACGAGTACCTCCGCCCGATGCGCGCCCGCCGCACCGAACTCGCCGCCGACCGCGGCCACCTGCGGCGGGTCCTGCACGACGGCGCCGAGCGCGCCAACGCCGTCGCCGACGCCACCCTCGCCGAGGTACGGGAGGTGATGGGGGCGGTCTGAAGAGCCCCTGCCCCGCCGCACCCGCCGCACCCGCCGCACCCGCCGGCTTCCCCGCCGCCCCAGGCGGCCGTGGGACACCGACCCGCAGACATCGGCCGGTTGACGCGGGGGCATATCGTCACGGGCGGCCGCGAACACGCCGCGGCCGCCCGTGAACCCCTCCCCCCCCGCGCCCGAAAGGCGGCCCGGCCCATGGACCAGCACCCGACCACTCCCGGCCAGGGGCTGACCCGCCCGTCGCAGCTGCGCCCCGGCGACCACATCGTCGTCGTCGCCACCAGCGGCCCGATCGAACCCGAACGCCTCACCGCCGGCTGCGCGATCCTCCGCTCCTGGGGGCTGCGCGTCACGGTCGCCCCGCACGTCCTCGACACCCACCCCACCCTCGGCTACCTGGCCGGCACCGACGCCGACCGCGCCGCCGACCTCCAGTCCGCCTGGCTCGACCCCACCGTCGACGCCGTCATCTGCGCCCGCGGAGGCTATGGCGTGCACCGGATGGTCGACCTGCTCGACTGGACGGCCATGCGCGCCGCACGGCCCAAGCCCTTCATCGGCTTCAGCGACGTCAGCTCCCTGCACGAGGCCTTCGCCCGGCACCTCGGCCTCGCCACCCTGTACGGTCCGCTGGCCACCGGCGCCTCCTTCGTCTCCGACGGCCCTACCGCCGAGCACCTGCGCCGCACCCTCTTCGACCCCGCCGCCACCACCGTCCTCACCTCGCCCACGGCCGAACCGCTCGTCCCCGGCCGGGCCCGTGGCGTCACGGCCGGAGGCTGCGTCCACGTCCTCGCCGCCGAACGCGGCACACCCGCCGCCCGGCCCTCGTACGCGGGCAGCATCCTGGTGCTGGAGGACGTCAACGAGCACCCGTACCAACTGGACCGCCTCCTCACCCAGTTCCTGCGCTCCGGCGCCCTCGACGGCGTGGCCGGCATAGCCCTCGGCTCCTGGGAGGGCTGCGGACGGCCCGAGCGGGTCCGCGAGGTGATGCTCGACCGGCTCGGCGGACTCGGCGTACCGGTGCTCTGGGAACTGGGCTTCGGCCATTGCCCCTCCACCCTCACCGTCCCGCTGGGCCTCCCCGCCCTCCTCGACGCGGACGCCGGCACGCTCACCCTGGACCGTCCCGCCCTCGCCGAGCGGCCCCGCTGACCACTGGCCGAGCGGCTTCGCTGACCACTGCACCCCGGGCCCGGCTGGGGCGGGTCCGGGCGCCCGCCGGGTGAGTAGGGTGCGGCCATGAACGAGGACCGCCTCACCGCCCTTGCCCTCGGCTTCCTCCGCGGCCCGGGCAGCAACGCCCGTACGATCCTCGGACTTGCCGGCCCGCCCGGCGCCGGCAAGTCCACCCTGGCCCGCCACCTGGTGGCCCAGGTCGAGCGCATCGAAGGACCCGGCACCGCCGCCTACCTCCCGCTCGACGGCTTCCACCTCTCCGGCGCCCAGCTCCACCGCCTCGGCCTGACCCACCGCAAGGGAGCCCCGGCCACCTTTGACGCCCACGGCTACGTCGCCCTGCTGCGCCGCGTCACCGCCGACCGCTTCCAGGACATCTACGTCCCGGACTTCGACCGAACGCTGGACGAACCGGTCGCCGCCCGCCACGTGATCCGGCCCCACACCCGCCTCGTCATCACCGAGGGCAACTACCTCGCCTCCTCCGACACCCCGTGGCCGGAGGCCCGCCGCCTGCTGCGCGAACTCTGGTACGTGCACACCGACGACGCCGTCCGCGAGGAACGCCTGCTCGGCCGCCACCGCGACGGCGGCCGCGACGAGGCCACCGCCCGCCACTGGGTCACCGGCAACGACCACCCCAACGGCGAGTACGTGAAGCCCGGCCGCGCACTCTGCACCCGGACCGTCCCCGGGACCGGTTTGCCTCCGGCACCAGACAGGGGTAGTGTTCTCTAGTCGCTCGGCAGGGAGCACCGGACACGCATCGGCGCGGACGGTCCCGGGGCGGCCAATCCCTTGAAACACCACTTCCCGGCTCGGGCTGGGTCGTTTATGCGTTTTTACGCTCAGCGGCTCGGCGC
The genomic region above belongs to Streptomyces sp. 1331.2 and contains:
- a CDS encoding ABC transporter ATP-binding protein, translating into MPETHGSTVEQSPSGPPAPGSTPAAGHAAAEQSGASHTGGGQTDADQTDASRAGWLRRLVGYSWRSRRSLLFAFGASLLGMAVTALVPLVTKLIIDDVIVAHTRSLTPWAVVLLLAAVVVFGCTQVRRYYGGQLALDVQHDMRSDLFRSLGRLDGHRQDRLDTGQVVGRATSDLQLVNGLLSMLPMMTGYLLMFVMSLVVMVWLSPPLTLVALVMAPALWWVSVLSRKRLFPATWAAQQEAAAVAGVVDGAIGGVRVVKGFGQEAQEVDKLERASQNLFAARLRSIRLNARYNPAMQAIPALAQVAVLAFGGWLAVDGQVSLGTFVAFSTYVAQMTGPVRMLTMVITVGQQARAGVERVLQLVDERPVVQERPDAHTLDLDLPCEDTGKDTPAQDSTTDATTPQGATPYGSPVGPRTLDVALEFDRVEFRYDPEHPAPVLHGLSLKLAPGETLALVGASGSGKSTVAQLVPRFYDPAAGTVRLYGHDLRELTLDSVRAAVGIVPEESFLFSESVRTNIAYGRPDATDEQIVAAARAAQADEFVRALPDGYETKVGEQGLTLSGGQRQRIALARAILTDPRILLLDDATSAVDPQVEAEIHDALRSVMTGRTTLLIAHRRSTLQLADRIAVLERGRLLDIGTHEELEARCPQYRALITDPEAGRTVLHPAPGTPTEANAEPRTGSPSSPSPSSSPAGPRPDSAAPTPDLPTPVLPVPDLPTPALTKAARTADPDLLAKVAALPPATDTPAVPRAEAEAGDPDFTLRRLLRPFRVPLLIALLLVALDAGSGLVLPVLIRHGIDEGVRKGLMSGVAVAALTALVVVLLDWLVQGAENRVSGRTGERVLYTLRLKIFAHLNRLGLDYYERELTGRIMTRMTTDLDSLTSFLQTGMVTAVVSLLTFAGIFAALLIIDAGLALVVFAVLPLLVIATLVFRRKSRDQYERSRDLISVVNADLQENVAGMRIVQAFRRLDTNTDRFVARGIAYREARVRAQLYISLYFPFVQFLSSVAAALVLIVGAARVDAGTLTVGALVAYLLYIDLFFAPVNQLSQVFDGYQQASVGLGRIRELLRTPTTTAEAADPVPVAKGLRGEISFEGVGFAYNGGADGAPNVLTGVDLHIPAGQTVALVGETGAGKSTLVKLVARFYDATQGTVRVDGVDLARYDLAQYRHRLGVVPQEAYLFAGTIREAIAYGRPEASAAEVEAAARAVGAHDMIVRLSGGYDHEVAGRGRNLSAGQRQLIALARAELVDPDILLLDEATAALDLATEAAVNQAADRLSGGRTTLVIAHRLTTAERADRVIVLDHGRVVEDGTHTELLARGGTYARLWQAFIADGHPAVETVAAG
- a CDS encoding ATP-grasp domain-containing protein, which gives rise to MPVPAIIFPADPLNPRRPDPHFAWEARLLRELGGDHHLVDHDALLSGRAEEAVRRVPQDSGPLWYRGWMLPCARYAEFAAALAARGGNLLTSPPGYAAAHELPGWYGVFEGATPASAWIPSDGTAAPGPQELAAAAARLGGSGPAIVKDYVKSRKHEWHEACFVPELADLAAVGRVVERFVELQGEFLAGGVVLRRYEEFEGAGGGAGAADASGAPDASDASDASDAQGAGGRAVEARVWWLDGRPVLVGPHPDAPHRTVDPDLTEVRALVRTLGCRFVTTDLASRADGSGWRVVEVGDGQVSELPHGIDPSGLLSSLIAA
- a CDS encoding NUDIX hydrolase, with protein sequence MRNLLRPRKRVPRQAARTVVLDDNGSVFLLRSDNDEVGVHWTMPGGGLDPGESPWEGARRELWEETGWTDLEPGPLLCTWEHDFTWHGTPVRQHEHIYLTRGPYRGPVGDVSAVHAVDRILDWRWWTPADLADENADALWPPRLPELLDAVRAGWAVDGRPPVPVALGYIPNTPAVR
- a CDS encoding ABC transporter substrate-binding protein, which encodes MAPTPDDLALATRTTGRRRFLTAGIAGGAVLGLGGLLTACGSSGDSGGSGRSGGSGGSAAGGGSTPDQKSVKQGGDDYATVIEKMKGFGTDAAPGVYPRTVKHAMGETVIPAKPTRVVVLDTGELDNVVALGIQPVGVVHTDASKSMPSYLKDKAGNPAAVGTTNSLNLEAIAALKPDLILGSQLRAQDQYAQLSKIAPTVFSLRPGYPWKQNFLLNASTFGLEAEAKAQLDAYQAAASAIGAGLGDKRPAITPLRFMPGRTRLYAELSFIGTILTDVPLPQPKIEQVRELAVEVSPEQIDKADADWIFYGVYGSPSSTNQDAVLGGALWKTLGAVKSGQARPVSDETWFLGLGVMAANAVLADLKGFVAAGS
- the trpS gene encoding tryptophan--tRNA ligase; its protein translation is MTAETITAAARAAAATTAPAAAGPVRIDDPTAHRVLTGDRPTGPLHLGHYFGTLRNRVLLQDQGVEMFVVVADYQVITDRDIADRLAEHTESLVLDYLAAGLDPERATIFAHSAVPALNQLLLPFLSLVSVAELNRNPTVKDEIAHSRQSSVSGLMFTYPVHQAADILFCKADLVPVGQDQLPHLEVARTVARRFNERYPHADGSTVFPLPQALLSEAPMLLGTDGGKMSKSRGNAIPLGATADETARIIRGARTDTDRHIGYDPVDRPGVSGLVLLAALCQDRAPEAVAEEIGDGGAAALKRTVTESVNEYLRPMRARRTELAADRGHLRRVLHDGAERANAVADATLAEVREVMGAV
- a CDS encoding S66 peptidase family protein; protein product: MDQHPTTPGQGLTRPSQLRPGDHIVVVATSGPIEPERLTAGCAILRSWGLRVTVAPHVLDTHPTLGYLAGTDADRAADLQSAWLDPTVDAVICARGGYGVHRMVDLLDWTAMRAARPKPFIGFSDVSSLHEAFARHLGLATLYGPLATGASFVSDGPTAEHLRRTLFDPAATTVLTSPTAEPLVPGRARGVTAGGCVHVLAAERGTPAARPSYAGSILVLEDVNEHPYQLDRLLTQFLRSGALDGVAGIALGSWEGCGRPERVREVMLDRLGGLGVPVLWELGFGHCPSTLTVPLGLPALLDADAGTLTLDRPALAERPR
- a CDS encoding nucleoside/nucleotide kinase family protein, with the protein product MNEDRLTALALGFLRGPGSNARTILGLAGPPGAGKSTLARHLVAQVERIEGPGTAAYLPLDGFHLSGAQLHRLGLTHRKGAPATFDAHGYVALLRRVTADRFQDIYVPDFDRTLDEPVAARHVIRPHTRLVITEGNYLASSDTPWPEARRLLRELWYVHTDDAVREERLLGRHRDGGRDEATARHWVTGNDHPNGEYVKPGRALCTRTVPGTGLPPAPDRGSVL